In the genome of Harmonia axyridis chromosome 4, icHarAxyr1.1, whole genome shotgun sequence, the window ATCACGACCATTTCgtgaataatatactgggtgtggcAGCATAACTTTATTATTTAGGGTCTAGTATGGtgatttctagaaaaatttctcgacaaaaaattttcgggCAAactcgaaattcggctaattaggGATCGTGAATTCTGACCCCGCTCCCTAATTTATCGTTGACCTCAcagtttcgaggaaatttgaactcgaaatttgggagaaaacaaaaaaataaaatctctaTCCAaaactcgttatatctcctaaaatattcgtcgcagacccctcaaatgaaaacgtttttcagagatcgagttctgatctataacatacagaggtttcaagtgcgtagcttatgtccagaagaagtggcatcttcttgaaaattatcgattttctttgaaaatttcagattattaccTACAATTCATGAAACAATGGACttatcgcccaactgcaagcattttcatgatctaaagggtggtttttttagagctatagaactttaaattgcaataaaacaacgatgaattattcgatgaacatgaattttatttatccgtaagataatcttgtggcattacattttaaatatgatttctggcatatgaccgccacggctggctcggatgtagtccaatccaattttcgatgacattttccaacatttatggccgtatatcggcaataacacggcgaatgttatcttccaaatggtcaagggtttgtggcttatccgcatagaccaatgactttacataaccccacagaaagtagtctagcggtgttaaatcacaagatcttggaggccaattcacaggtccaaaacgtgaaattaggcggtcaccaaacgtgtctttcaataaatcgattgtggcacgagctgtgtaacatgttgcgccgtcttgttggaaccacagctcttggacatcatggttgttcaattcaggaatgaaaaagttagtaatcatggctctataccgatcaccattgactgtaacgttctggccatcatcgtacggaccaatgattccaccagcccataaagcgaacctaacagtcagtttttctggatgtaacggtgtttcgacatacactcgaggattagcttcactccaaatgcggcagttttgtttgttgacgtagccattcaaccagaagtgcgcttcatcgttaaacaaaataaaatggacgtagtgcgagatacgtattccgcacagaaccattattttcgaaataaaattgcactatttggaaGCGTtcttcaggcatgagtctattcatgatgaattgccaaaccaaactgagaataaatcacttgacagctgttaaatcggtcgtcatctcgaacagtaatgccaacttgaagttatatacctcgaaaaaaaacacccattacgtAATCGAATCAATCGATAAAAGGGTACAATATTCCCAAGaaagaacttcaaattttttttaaattttttaattcacttCAATAACTACACACATAGCATCatgctctatatcgatcactgATAAATAGCCTTTTTCAGATACGACCAATGGAATTGCGCTTTCAACATGAAATACTTCAAAGAATCATTCAGGGAAACTGGATATATGCAAGCTATAGCAGCAGCAAGTTTGATGTATTCATATGGTGTGGCTTGTTCAGAAGGCCTGATTCAAAGCTGTAAATGCGGAAAACACGGGAAAGCTATCAATGGGAGTAAATGGCATTGGGGCGGATGCAGCTTCAATGTTCCATACGCCAAAAGAATGgccagaaaatttttgaatgtagGAAAGAACGAGGATGGTTTGgcttttttgatgaaacatAACAGTGAAATTGGATTCAAGAGTGTTCAATCCAGTTTGGAGAGAAAATGTAGATGTCATGGTGTGTCAGGTGGGTGGAAATAGATGTTAGAtagaacctcagagtaataaacatagatagagggagcatatgtcattttcagtaagcaaattttgtccccaacatgaactatcaaatttgacatgaagcgcgcggaaatgaaaacatatcagttatacgatatttcactcaattcgcgagtttctccacaaagaacgcacttcttatatgccataatgaatcaatgtttcatattaactcaaaatatattgaaataaatacctaaatatatcagaaattcaaaaaacaaacttcaagcgcgccaaaggacatgaaacaaccaatgacactaggagagcaaaagttgctaaaccttggatttcagcaggtagatacagaaaattataaatattctgcttattataaattcgacaattaggaaaaatatcggattccaaatattcaaatttgcatatttaatcgggaatcactcgaataaatttatttcattcaatataatatacattcataacgataaaataaaattgttgatttgaaaatatatcacaatctgacaacattaactaaccatgttggggacatgtaaaaattacgtatacttcctctatctatgtttattactatatgCATGTCACAGATCAGCATATTCTGACTTTAGATTTATATTGTGTGAATTGAGTTTGTGTGATAAGCGAAAAACCACGAGGTGATAATCCCTCTCAAgttgaaatatgtatttttttatttatgaatttattttgaaatataacatTATGTGATTTTTCTAGGATCTTGCTCCGTGAAAACTTGTTGGAGAGGAATCAAACCTTTCGAGAAAATCTCCGAATTCCTGAAAAACGAATATCACAGCGCCATCTCTGTGGACTTTACGAACGTAGTCAACAACCCAGTGAAGAATACTGCGCACCGTATCATGTATCTCAAACCTACGTTAGATCTCTGTCATACAACCGTTGGACGCCACTGTAACGGTACAGATAACTGTGCAACGCTCTGCTGTGGTCGAGGTTACGAAGTAAAAAGTATAGAGGTCGTTTATATCTGTAATTGCGAGTGGAAGGACCATGCTGTGTTCAATGGGGATGACTTGGTATGTGAACAATGTAGGAAGAATCAAGATGTTTATACCTGTAAATAAAATGTTTCTATctagatttttaaattttctatcatttGCATTTACCTAATGTATGAGATGAAGATGGAATGTGGAAGTAAAAATGAGTACTGTGAAGTActtatcaattgaaatttgcAACTTCACCCACGAAAATTATTAACGGTAAAATTACAATTGTATCTAATactatgatattttcaagcatTCAGCCACACTTTAACTCTTAATAAGTCAAATTAAGGGCTAGGTCATTTAGTAATGAAGTCTGCAATTTTCAGAATGCCTCAATCGAGAAGATTCGATGTTTTCCCTCCGTCATAAACACGATCAATCTTGAACgaaaaatcctagaaatttACAGCCTTGATCGAGTTCATTAATGAGTCTAATCTGTCTATAGGGGTTCCGTAATTATGTCCGttagaaatttcatttgatCGATATTAAAATATGCATTCAAACGTGAAAAAATAATTGCAAACTTCAcgcaaaattttatataaaaaaggttTTATGGAACAAGAGAACGAGTTGAAAATTTGAGGGAATCTACATGTATATTAATAATTTAAAGCTCGATGCGTCACATCAACCATACAAAATTCTTCAAACAGAATATGAACCCAAttttacccaatattttcgaattttaggaGGATCCTATCATTTTCTCATAATATATTGTTCTAGTACAAGTTCTGTGGTCTTCAATAGGCGCattaatgaacgagcgctcaaagcACCAGACAAAAATTCAGCgcttttcttgaaattttatcCACAAATgggaaaaatctcaaaaatatttcaggtaGATCTCTGCAAATGCTTCATTACGTGTAAGTTAGTGACACTTTttgaaaaagaatctgaaactgaatggatagcttgtaaaccatcatgaaatttataaacttgacaaatattcaccaagtggtcaatggttgcttctacaccacactcacatagtgggctttcaaaaGAAAGCCATCTgtagagcatactattgcatcgaccatgaccagtcctatatcgattcaaaataaaccaaattttcCTAAGAAGATTCAATtctggaactttctctgaaggatcaacgattacaCTCTTGTTGAAAACTGGATTActagaactccattccgaacgccaaatttccttgtcacttcaattagattgaaggaaagtattaatccaaaAAGATTTACGTGActtcaatctggcagttctagtatctgagaggtaagatacaattgggaataagttcgggtagaaatgaaattcatcccaagatttcttgactgcaacttGTCtatgaatatgaggcggaagtatatgtgtaagcactggtaaccaatatAAAGGTATAGATCTAATaattccactgataattctcatagaaactttAAGCTgtacatcaattttatgaacatgagcactattgaaccaaagaTTAAGATAATACATTGTATAGAGTAAACATTTTGATATTTCCTCAAGAAACATTCAGTATATTGAAATGTAAAGCACTAGGGTAATGTTAAACTAGATATGGTtagtaattaaataaattttttcattcaattgagCTTTCCTGTACCCTGTACGAAAACGTATTACACTTCCAATGAAGCATGTATTTCTCAAGTAATATTAGAGAACCAAGAATAATTTTTCTCAATCGAATGAAAGTTTTTTCAGGAATTTTGTTCGATATAAAATTTCACATGATATCTTTCGAAATATTATTACCTAGATACATTCTTCAAAATCAAAACCTATTAGGTCTATCTCTCAGTTGAATTAATTAGATAATCACTAATTTACCTTTCTTGAATAAACGTTCTGATAATTTTCCAGTGAATATCATAAATAAACATCTCACACCAATTCGTTCATTATTTCTCTCGAAAATGGAAGAGAAAGGAAACTCATGGAGAATAAAATCTCATCATAATACATTCCGAACATCTACAAATCATTGGGTAATCTCGTTATCTATTCATGTTCCAAGAGGTCAAAATTCCCATTCAGCAAAATTTGGAGaagatataatatttcattctgtgaaaattttcaagctttaagCGTTGATCAATATGGTGTTGAACGCATGTCCTCTGATGCCAAAGTTTGGGCTGATAGCGTGACAGGAGAGCTGCATCCTGAAATCTCAACAATTTGTGCTTTTACCTCTCTTGGATTCCACTGTTGATTGCAGTTTTTTCGTGCTCTAAGATGGATCATCTGAAGAGGACATGAAAAATGTTTGAGTGGATTTCCTTTCTGAGACTGAGTGGAGAACATTTGTGGCAAGTATTGATTGGCGTCTGGAACTCATGGTAATCGACACTCTCTTCTTCAGATGAAGCGTGTGCTTTGAGCAtgcgcaaacgtgaaattagcgGAGTTTCCATATCTCGCTTTCTACTCTTCCAATGTTGATGAAAATTCGTATAGGTGTTTAGTAAATGGTAGAAATTTCAGATCTTTTGAATATAACCAGCCTTGCTCTTGTGAAAACGTTGAATTCGCTATACATAGATTTTTGCGTCATAGTTGTTCggttttgaattataaaatggATTTTTGCGTTAAcatttctcttcaaaattctCAAGATAGGCCAGTTCAACCTTTTTTGTTacagaaaattgatattttgtcaACAACACGATTGATAGATCATTCTTCAGattgaagaatgaaaaattataaagaaaattacaattttcacagaaaacgaatacagaataaaaaatcaatttcttttATTGTACCAATTTGAGGCACATAATCTAGAAACTGAAATCAACAGATCAAAAAAGAACCAAATTGATTACTGCAAACTTTCAATTCCCTTAGTCTCTGAGCTATTGAACAACTTTGCGTGCTTTAGGGAAAATGCCTTTGATGCATATTTAAtccataaatttcaatattaggTTTGTTATGAGAGTGTAATATTATCATTTGGATGCTAAAATGACCCTGAATGTCAATCTAGCGTTATGAACTAGTAAAAAGTTGCCATGTACCTACACTTGTTctcttgaaaattcaatgacagTTATTTCTTGTATATAATTATAACAATTTGTTcaagtatttcaatattttatggattgCTTTCCATCTGAATAACTTTATAGGCTCATGAATTTGTTCATGTAACAATAATTCAACCTCATTATCTTCTGAATGATGCATATTTTGTACACGACATTACttctttttattcattttgttagAGTTTTTTTCCTATGGTTCTGACAACGGAATcaatgaagcttgaaattgttattactTATACATACTAGCAAAAGCTCAGCAGAGTTGGATCTGTTCTCACTGAATTAAGGAAGTTTTTTCTAATATTATTCTTGATATTTCTCAGGATCCGGTGACGCGAGATCATAATTTCgcttgaaacttgaaattgttcttCTACTTCTATTTGGATGTGCTATTCATTTCCTACTGAATTACTCAAGTTACGAAATCATCAGGGGAACAAAATTTAATAAATCTTCAATAACATTTAACATGATTCATGAGTTATATAGAAATTAGAATACCTAAAACATGAGCTTTATCGTCATAATTAAGTAAGTAAAAGACATTTAGCACAAATAATTCTATGAATTAGCATAAACAATTACATGTATGAACACAAGCAATTCCATGATTTAGCACATATGGCATAATTTAAAGCACTTATAGCTTGTGAAACATTTGGGTATATACAGAATCGTCTGATTCCATACGAAGATACAATGCTAATGGTATTTGCATAATATGTACTACAGTTATGGGAGAATTGATTCAGTCTATAAATAAaggtttgaattttaaaatattgattttaatcTCTTGAACCACCTATATTGAATTTTACCAAGACACCATGATGTGACACTGATTTAGTTATAAATTATATTGTTTGAAATGCATTATCATTTAACAGTCAGGAGTATTTGACATAATATTTTCATCCTATATTCCGATAATTCTTTAAATATGGAACGCCTCATTCATATCGGAATCAG includes:
- the LOC123677374 gene encoding protein Wnt-4-like, with product MNCRRVLVPVCILCLMWSLSSAKKTLNPSCRKPYFQLVFMARAKFHTMDKAKINGSCSWLNGCRREKKMCTKQKNLSRILWNARKLAVKYCESQFKYDQWNCAFNMKYFKESFRETGYMQAIAAASLMYSYGVACSEGLIQSCKCGKHGKAINGSKWHWGGCSFNVPYAKRMARKFLNVGKNEDGLAFLMKHNSEIGFKSVQSSLERKCRCHGVSGSCSVKTCWRGIKPFEKISEFLKNEYHSAISVDFTNVVNNPVKNTAHRIMYLKPTLDLCHTTVGRHCNGTDNCATLCCGRGYEVKSIEVVYICNCEWKDHAVFNGDDLVCEQCRKNQDVYTCK